In one Brienomyrus brachyistius isolate T26 chromosome 5, BBRACH_0.4, whole genome shotgun sequence genomic region, the following are encoded:
- the LOC125742257 gene encoding translational activator of cytochrome c oxidase 1 isoform X3: MVQEGGSNPEFNPQLASLVEQCRSKNMPKATIEAAIKGAEKVKAGSSCTYEARGPGGSMLLIEVLTDNNTRTHQHIKHLVQKHGGMLCDGARHSFERKGVVVAARKGMSTERALELAIEAGAEDVQESEDEEERPLLQFICEASQLQDVRHTLEALGLVTQSAALEYVACNHTLLLQEYLEATSRLLDSLNDYPDVVRVWDNIQVAD; this comes from the exons ATGGTCCAAG AGGGAGGGTCAAACCCAGAATTCAATCCACAGCTAGCCAGCCTGGTGGAGCAGTGCAGGAGTAAGAACATGCCCAAGGCCACCATCGAAGCTGCCATCAAAGGGGCG GAGAAAGTGAAGGCTGGATCGTCGTGCACATATGAGGCCCGGGGTCCTGGTGGCTCCATGTTACTCATTGAAGTTCTAACAGATAACAACACACGGACCCACCAGCATATCAAGCACCTGGTCCAAAAACACGG TGGGATGCTGTGTGATGGGGCGCGACACAGTTTTGAGAGAAAAGGAGTGGTGGTTGCAGCGAGGAAGGGCATGTCCACAGAGCGGGCGCTGGAGCTGGCCATCGAGGCGGGGGCCGAGGACGTGCAGGAGTCCGAAGACGAGGAGGAAAGGCCGCTGCTCCAG TTTATCTGTGAAGCATCGCAGCTGCAGGATGTGCGGCACACGCTGGAGGCTTTGGGGCTGGTCACACAGTCTGCTGCCCTGGAGTACGTGGCCTGCAACCACACTCTGCTGCTCCAGGAGTACCTGGAGGCTACCTCTCGCCTGCTGGACTCCCTGAACGATTACCCTGATGTGGTTCGGGTCTGGGACAACATCCAAGTGGCAGACTAA
- the LOC125742257 gene encoding translational activator of cytochrome c oxidase 1 isoform X1, which yields MLTRRTGDACMSLKVLALNISGCQLMATLVVLRGLVPWHCHRITLLRGFFCLQPPLGHHQQTVSGRCPNMDLQSLRTVHQCSVLCAGHNKWSKVKNVKGPKDTIRSQIFMKLVMMIRVAVKEGGSNPEFNPQLASLVEQCRSKNMPKATIEAAIKGAEKVKAGSSCTYEARGPGGSMLLIEVLTDNNTRTHQHIKHLVQKHGGMLCDGARHSFERKGVVVAARKGMSTERALELAIEAGAEDVQESEDEEERPLLQFICEASQLQDVRHTLEALGLVTQSAALEYVACNHTLLLQEYLEATSRLLDSLNDYPDVVRVWDNIQVAD from the exons ATGCTAACACGACGGACAGGGGATGCATGTATGTCCTTAAAGGTATTGGCATTAAATAT AAGTGGATGCCAACTTATGGCCACTTTGGTGGTGTTGAGGGGTCTTGTACcctggcactgtcataggatTACTCTGCTCAGGGGTTTCTTCTGCTTGCAGCCACCTCTAGGCCACCATCAACAAACTGTATCAGGCCGGTGCCCTAACATGGACCTCCAGTCTCTCCGCACAGTACACCAGTGCTCAGTGCTGTGTGCAGGTCATAATAAATGGTCCAAGGTAAAAAACGTAAAAGGACCCAAAGACACAATTCGAAGTCAGATATTCATGAAATTAGTTATGATGATTCGGGTTGCAGTCAAAG AGGGAGGGTCAAACCCAGAATTCAATCCACAGCTAGCCAGCCTGGTGGAGCAGTGCAGGAGTAAGAACATGCCCAAGGCCACCATCGAAGCTGCCATCAAAGGGGCG GAGAAAGTGAAGGCTGGATCGTCGTGCACATATGAGGCCCGGGGTCCTGGTGGCTCCATGTTACTCATTGAAGTTCTAACAGATAACAACACACGGACCCACCAGCATATCAAGCACCTGGTCCAAAAACACGG TGGGATGCTGTGTGATGGGGCGCGACACAGTTTTGAGAGAAAAGGAGTGGTGGTTGCAGCGAGGAAGGGCATGTCCACAGAGCGGGCGCTGGAGCTGGCCATCGAGGCGGGGGCCGAGGACGTGCAGGAGTCCGAAGACGAGGAGGAAAGGCCGCTGCTCCAG TTTATCTGTGAAGCATCGCAGCTGCAGGATGTGCGGCACACGCTGGAGGCTTTGGGGCTGGTCACACAGTCTGCTGCCCTGGAGTACGTGGCCTGCAACCACACTCTGCTGCTCCAGGAGTACCTGGAGGCTACCTCTCGCCTGCTGGACTCCCTGAACGATTACCCTGATGTGGTTCGGGTCTGGGACAACATCCAAGTGGCAGACTAA
- the LOC125742257 gene encoding translational activator of cytochrome c oxidase 1 isoform X2, giving the protein MATLVVLRGLVPWHCHRITLLRGFFCLQPPLGHHQQTVSGRCPNMDLQSLRTVHQCSVLCAGHNKWSKVKNVKGPKDTIRSQIFMKLVMMIRVAVKEGGSNPEFNPQLASLVEQCRSKNMPKATIEAAIKGAEKVKAGSSCTYEARGPGGSMLLIEVLTDNNTRTHQHIKHLVQKHGGMLCDGARHSFERKGVVVAARKGMSTERALELAIEAGAEDVQESEDEEERPLLQFICEASQLQDVRHTLEALGLVTQSAALEYVACNHTLLLQEYLEATSRLLDSLNDYPDVVRVWDNIQVAD; this is encoded by the exons ATGGCCACTTTGGTGGTGTTGAGGGGTCTTGTACcctggcactgtcataggatTACTCTGCTCAGGGGTTTCTTCTGCTTGCAGCCACCTCTAGGCCACCATCAACAAACTGTATCAGGCCGGTGCCCTAACATGGACCTCCAGTCTCTCCGCACAGTACACCAGTGCTCAGTGCTGTGTGCAGGTCATAATAAATGGTCCAAGGTAAAAAACGTAAAAGGACCCAAAGACACAATTCGAAGTCAGATATTCATGAAATTAGTTATGATGATTCGGGTTGCAGTCAAAG AGGGAGGGTCAAACCCAGAATTCAATCCACAGCTAGCCAGCCTGGTGGAGCAGTGCAGGAGTAAGAACATGCCCAAGGCCACCATCGAAGCTGCCATCAAAGGGGCG GAGAAAGTGAAGGCTGGATCGTCGTGCACATATGAGGCCCGGGGTCCTGGTGGCTCCATGTTACTCATTGAAGTTCTAACAGATAACAACACACGGACCCACCAGCATATCAAGCACCTGGTCCAAAAACACGG TGGGATGCTGTGTGATGGGGCGCGACACAGTTTTGAGAGAAAAGGAGTGGTGGTTGCAGCGAGGAAGGGCATGTCCACAGAGCGGGCGCTGGAGCTGGCCATCGAGGCGGGGGCCGAGGACGTGCAGGAGTCCGAAGACGAGGAGGAAAGGCCGCTGCTCCAG TTTATCTGTGAAGCATCGCAGCTGCAGGATGTGCGGCACACGCTGGAGGCTTTGGGGCTGGTCACACAGTCTGCTGCCCTGGAGTACGTGGCCTGCAACCACACTCTGCTGCTCCAGGAGTACCTGGAGGCTACCTCTCGCCTGCTGGACTCCCTGAACGATTACCCTGATGTGGTTCGGGTCTGGGACAACATCCAAGTGGCAGACTAA
- the LOC125742860 gene encoding LIM domain-containing protein 2-like has translation MDSSTTPDDKPVQRSKAYSFNTQRELCSSCGKTVYPMERLMADTRVFHAACFCCKHCKTKLSLGSYAALAGEFYCKPHFQQLFKSKGNYDEGFGRRQYKEQWASKESDTKEA, from the exons ATG GATAGCAGCACCACCCCAGATGACAAACCTGTACAGCGAAGCAAG GCCTACAGTTTTAATACGCAGAGGGAATTGTGCTCATCCTGCGGGAAGACGGTCTACCCCATGGAGAGGCTGATGGCGGACACGCGGGTCTTTCATGCTGCTTGTTTctgctgcaaacactgcaaaaccAAACTCAG CCTTGGCTCCTACGCGGCTTTGGCGGGTGAGTTTTACTGCAAGCCGCACTTCCAGCAGCTCTTCAAGAGCAAGGGGAATTACGACGAGGGCTTTGGTCGCCGGCAGTACAAGGAGCAGTGGGCTTCCAAGGAGTCCGACACCAAGGAAGCCTGA